The sequence attattattattattattattattattattattattattataataattattattattattattattattattattattaatattattattattattattattaaaattattattattattattattattattattattattattattattattattattgttgttgttgttattatcattattattattattattattattattattaaaattattattattattattattattattattattattattattattactattattattattattattattattattattattattattattatcattattatcaaaattattattattttaattattattattattaatattattattaatattattattattattattattattattattattattattattataataataataataataataataataataataataataataataataataataataataataataataatagtaataataataacaataatattaataataataataataaaaataataataacaataataataataataataataataataataataataataataattattattattattattattattaatattattattattattattattattaataaaattattattattattattattattattattattattattattattattattattattattattattattattattatcattattataataataataataataataataataataataataataataataatgataataataataataataataataataataataataattattattattattattattattattattattattattattattattattattattattattattaaaattgtaattattattattattattattaataatattattaaaattattattattattattattattattattattattattattattattattattattattattattattattaataataataataataataataataataataataataataataattattattattatattattattattattattattataataataataataatgataataataataataataataataataataataataataataataataataataataattacaattttaataataataataataataataataataataataataataataataataataataattattattattattattattattaatattattattattattattatttttattattattattattataataataataataataataattttaataataataataataaaaataataataataataataataataataataataattttaataatactaataataataataataataataataataataatattaataataataataataataataataataattacaattttaataataataataataattattattattattattattattaaaattattattactataattattattattattattattattattattattattattattattattattattattattattattattattaataatattattgaaattattattattattattattattattattattattattattgttattattattattattattattattattattattattattattattattattattattattattattattattattattattaatatcattaaaattattattattattattattattattattattattattattattattattaaaatcattattattattattataataataataataataataataaaaataataataataataataataataataataataataataataataataataataataataataataataataatttattattattattattattataattattattattattattattattattattattattattatcattattattataataataataataataataataataataattattattattattataattattattttttattattattattattattattattattattattattattattattattattattattattaatattattattaaaattatttttattattattattattattattattattattaaaattattattattattattattattattattattattattattattattaaaattgtaatttttattattattattattaataatattatcaaaattattattattattattattattattattattaaaattattattattattattattattattattattattattattattattattattaaaattgtaattattattattattattattattattaaaattattattattattattattattattattattattattattattattattgttattaaaattattattattattattattattattattattattattattattattattattaaaattattattattattattataataataataataataataataataataataataaaaataataataataataataataataataaaaataataataataataataataataataattattattattattattattattattattattaataatattattattatttttatcattattattattattattattattattattattattattataataataataataataattttaataataataataataataataataattttaataataataattttaataataataatattaataataataataatgataataataataataataataaaataataataataataataataataataataataataataataataataataataataatttattattattattattattattattattattattattaataatattattaaaattattattattattattattattattattattattattattattattattattattattattattattattattattattattattattattattattataataataataataataataataataataataataataataataataataattattattattattattattattattattattattattagtataataataataataataattttaataatattaataataatattaataataataataataattttaataataataataataataataataataataataataataataataataataataataataataataataataataataataataataataataataataattacaattttaataataataataataataataataataataataatattaataataataataataataattattattattaaaattgtaattattattattattattattattattattattattattattattattattattattattattattattattattatgtcagcgAAATCTGTGCGGAGTAGCTCCATGTCGGATCGCGATATTGGGTCAGGAGGGAAGAGCAAACCTACGAATCAGCGTCCTTCTGTACTCCTTGTCGGCAAATGTCTCATACGGGAAACGGGAAATGCCGCCACGTTAAACAGGCTGAGGTCACACGTGGAGAGCGGCGGGTACAACTGCGTGATGGTTGACCCGGAAGACCCTACGGAGCAGGAGTTGACTCAAGACAGCCTCCGCGACCTGATTCAGAGTCGCAACGTGGTGTCGGCTGTTGGTCTGCACCTCTACCGGAGTGCCTCCACTTTGATTGCCTTGAAGGAATTGGGTGTCCCTTACATCTGTTATTTCGGAGGAACAGACATGAACACAGGAGTGAAGTCGCCCGAAAAACTTGAACTCATGACGGAGGTGGTCTTCGGAGCCCGATATCTCATAGCCTTCACTGAGGACATGAAGGAGATTGCTCTTGGAGTGTGGCCGTTTCTTAAAGGTGACGTGATCAGGGTCTTGCCCCAAGCTGTGACTGTAAACCCCAACACTGAATTTGACTTTGAACTATACATAGGCTCAATTACCACTCAAAAAGATGAAGATGGGCAACTTGACAGCGAAGAAACCAAGCGCCCCGAAAATAACAATAGTTACTCCTGTGATAATACCATAGAAAACGAAAACAGTCCCGAGAGAGAACGGGATTTTGAAGGGCGTCTATTACAAGACGACGACTCCGTTAAATCAATACCTTCGACAACTGTTTTTCGGTGTCCTTCTTGTAAATCATTTCGGTCCTTCAAGATGGAAGATTTTCGGAAGCCGCTGCCACAGAAGTACTATCCCTTGTTGTTGTTGGTCGCTGGACTCAGACCGGTCAAGGACGTGCTCTTCGTAGCAGATAGCTGGAGCCAGTGGCAACAGGAGAGGGAAGGAAGAGGCTGTCTCTTAATCCTTGGTCCTGTTCTAGATGCCCAGTATGCCAAGGAGGTCAAAGCTCGTGTTTCCAGGTTACACGGTGTGCTCGTATCCGATAAGGTGGACCCGTCCGATTGTCAGGAAATCATGCGTAATGCGACAGCCGTTATCAACACTTCGTTATCTGAGGGCATGTCGGCAGCCATATTGGAAGCCATGGCGTTAGGAACACCCGTCATAGCCCGTGACATCCCAGGGAACTCTGCCATCATCAACCACCAGGTAAACGGCCTCTTGTTCGACTCCCCGGAGAACTTCCTGCAGCAGCTGGAGCGCCTTCTGCAGGAGCCCGATTTACGGCATAAATTGGTTTCAAGGGCGACTGATTATCTCCATCACTATCACTGCGCCGAGGTCGAAAGGAAGGCTCTTTTAGACACTCTATCGGAAGCTATTTTCACGTGACCTGATACAGCTGAGATTATGTGGATGTTATGTTTGGTTTGTCATTTTCACGTGAACGTTAAATTAATGGGATTTTATGGCGGTTAAACTCTTGTATTGATTTTCACGAGACGGGAAATTAAATAGAATGATGTGGTATTATGGCTGCCAAGTTTGTTTGTTTTCACGTGTACGTAGAATTGCAAGGATTTTGTAGCCGTTAAACTTTGCTATTAGTTATCACGTGACGTGAAATTAAATAGATTAATGTGATATTAGGATTGCTAAGCTTTCTTAGTTATTTTCATGTGAACGTGAAATTAAAAAGGTCAATGGGAAAGGGCTGCTAGCTCTTCCCCAGTATTTTCACGTGAAGTTGGCAAAGGGAATTTGATTAAAAATATCCAGAgttaagtaaattattattattattattattattatgccccctgtggccgcgggggcataaaacaattagaatagcgccaacgttatccctgcgtgtcgtaagaggcgactaaaagggacgggacgagggggctgggaaccccctctcctgtataaaacttcctgtgagacagcaacaaagagatggagctggggggagagtgactgctccccgcactctagttttggggtgtttgaatgtgcgtggatgtagtacgatagagagtaaaagatgtgagattggaagtatgtttagaagtagaaggatggacgtattggccttgtgtgagacaaagatgaaaggaaagggtgaagtgatgtttggtgaaatgtctggtagagtgtctgggattgaaaggggaagagcaagagagggtgtggctttattgctgagtgaatggatgacaggtaaagtagtggaatggaaggagatatcatctaggttaatgtgggtaagggttaggttgggtagggaatgttgggcgtttgtcagtgcgtatgggccaggtagtgagaaaagtgaagaagagcggaatgagttctggagtgaattaactgggtgtgtagaaggactgggtagaaggaattatgtagttgttatgggtgacttaaatgctagagtgggcgctggagaggtagaaggtgtcattggaaagtatggcgtaccaggtgaaaatgagagtggtgagagactggtagatatgtgtgttgaacaagagatggtaataagtgctagcttttttaaaaagaaagataaaaataagtatacatgggtgagagtggcaaatggaagagtagtagaaagggcattaatggattatgtgttgatatctaaaagaatgtttggaagattgaaagacgtgcacgtgtttaggggtatggcaaatggcatgtctgatcattttttggtggaaggaaaattagttgtagcaaaagagtgggggaatagagtaggtggatgtaaaagggagctagtgagggttgaagagctaataaaaccgggggtaaaaagtaaatatcaggaaaggttgaaaatggcatatgacgaggtgagagtaagagaaactggtaatttagaggaggagtggaagttagcaaaagaaaattttgttgggattgcaagtgatgtatgtggcaagaaggttgttggaggcagcatgaggaagggcagtgaatggtggaatgaaggagtgaaggtaaaagtggaagagaaaaagagggcttttgaagaatggctgcagagtaatagtatagagaagtatgaaaaatatagagagcaaaaggtggaagtaaagcgcaaggtacgtgaggcaaagagggcagctgacctgaggtggggtcagggactgggtcagtcatatgaagagaataagaagaagttttggaaagaagtgaagagagtaaggaaggccggcgcaagaattgaagagacagtgaaagatggaaatggaaggttgttaaaaggagaggaggcaaggaaaaggtgggcggaatattttgaaagtttgctgaatgttgaggatgatagggaggcagatataattgctgttccaggtgttgaggtgccagtgatgggagatgagaatgagagagagattacaatagaggaagtgaggagagcactagatgaaacgagagtaggaaaagcatctggtatggatggtgtgaaagctgagatgttgaaggaagggggtgtgactgtacttgaatggttggtgagattgtttaatgtgtgttttgtgttgtcaatggtaccagtagattgggtctgtgcatgtattgtaccactatataagggtaagggagatgtgcatgagtgttgtaactcaagaggtattagtttgttgagtgtagttggaaaagtgtatggtagagtagtgattaataggattaaggataaaacagagaatgcaatcttggaagtacagggtggttttagaagaggtaggggttgtatgaatcagatttttacagttaggcagatatgcgagaaatatttagcaaaaggtaaggaggtgtatgttgcgtttatggatctggagaaagcatatgatagagttgatagggaagcaatgtggaatgtgatgaggttatatggaattggtggaaggttgttgcaagcagtgaaaagtttctacaaaggtagtaaagcatgtgttagaataggaaatgaagtgagcgattggtttccggtgagagtggggctgagacagggatgtgtgatgtcgccgtggttgtttaacttgtatgttgatggagtggtgagagaggtgaatgctcgagtgcttggacgaggattaaaactggtaggcgagaatgatcatgaatgggaggtaaatcagttgttgcttgcggatgatactgtactggtagcagacacagaagagaagcttgaccgactagtgacagaatttggaagggtgtgtgagagaaggaagttgagagttaatgtgggtaagagtaaggttataagatgtacgagaagggaaggtggtgcaaggttgaatgtcatgttgaatggagagttacttgaggaggtggatcagtttaagtacttggggtctgttgttgcagcaaatggtggagtggaagcagatgtacgtcagagagtgaatgaaggttgcaaagtgttgggggcagttaagggagtagtaaaaaatagagggttgggcatgaatgtaaagagagttctatatgagaaagtgattgtaccaactgtgatgtatggatcggagttgtggggaatgaaagtgatggagagacagaaattgaatgtgtttgagatgaagtgtctgaggagtatggctggtgtatctcgagtagatagggttaggaacgaagtggtgagggtgagaacgggtgtaagaaatgagttagcggctagagtggatatgaatgtgttgaggtggtttggccatgttgagagaatggaaaatggctgtctgctaaagaaggtgatgaatgcaagagttgatgggagaagtacaagaggaaggccaaggtttgggtggatggatggtgtgaagaaagctctgggtgataggaggatagatgtgagagaggcaagagagcgtgctagaaataggaatgaatggcgagcgattgtgacgcagttccagtaggccctgctgcttcctccggtgccttagatgaccgcggaggtagcagcagtaggggactcagcagtatgaagcttcatctgtggtggaaatgtgggaggttgggctgtggcaccctagcagtaccagctgaactcggctgagttcctggttaggctggaggaacgtagagagtagaggtcccctttttttgttttgtttcttgttgttgtcggctaccccccaaaattgggggaagtgcctttggtatatgtatgtattattattaaaattattattattattattattattattattattattaatatta is a genomic window of Palaemon carinicauda isolate YSFRI2023 unplaced genomic scaffold, ASM3689809v2 scaffold3641, whole genome shotgun sequence containing:
- the LOC137636713 gene encoding glycosyltransferase 1 domain-containing protein 1-like produces the protein MSAKSVRSSSMSDRDIGSGGKSKPTNQRPSVLLVGKCLIRETGNAATLNRLRSHVESGGYNCVMVDPEDPTEQELTQDSLRDLIQSRNVVSAVGLHLYRSASTLIALKELGVPYICYFGGTDMNTGVKSPEKLELMTEVVFGARYLIAFTEDMKEIALGVWPFLKGDVIRVLPQAVTVNPNTEFDFELYIGSITTQKDEDGQLDSEETKRPENNNSYSCDNTIENENSPERERDFEGRLLQDDDSVKSIPSTTVFRCPSCKSFRSFKMEDFRKPLPQKYYPLLLLVAGLRPVKDVLFVADSWSQWQQEREGRGCLLILGPVLDAQYAKEVKARVSRLHGVLVSDKVDPSDCQEIMRNATAVINTSLSEGMSAAILEAMALGTPVIARDIPGNSAIINHQVNGLLFDSPENFLQQLERLLQEPDLRHKLVSRATDYLHHYHCAEVERKALLDTLSEAIFT